Proteins encoded in a region of the Leptospira montravelensis genome:
- a CDS encoding thioredoxin domain-containing protein, with protein MPIVILFFFIFSCSEPLSENRYLPESLPSEESIKETLSSEIHMNQLNEKAKTLGITLQEWKETEKKLVSELDINHYWSSEKHQLRSSMQDTDAIDRLREMIRIRIVWSRIFQKANISIKQKPFDQSRATILSKINSKFTPQLGQPKAKWAIIEWSDYLCGFCKETFPHTKIILTKYKNQIFYIHKDFPLDGESNQSLAPLVVSRCLWDRDPNHFTDHMQNLYSHARTMIKSEDPIPNQSSVWSECDSQRETKKYLDLVKKDWEEAKKLGVTAIPTFWVNGRWIVGSLNTESWERVLKDTKGP; from the coding sequence GTGCCCATAGTCATTTTATTTTTCTTTATTTTTTCTTGTTCTGAGCCTTTATCGGAAAATCGGTATCTACCAGAATCCTTACCTTCTGAGGAATCAATCAAGGAAACACTTTCATCAGAGATTCATATGAATCAATTAAATGAGAAAGCTAAGACCCTTGGAATCACATTACAAGAGTGGAAGGAAACTGAGAAAAAACTTGTTTCGGAATTGGACATCAATCATTACTGGAGTTCAGAAAAACATCAGTTACGAAGTTCCATGCAGGATACAGATGCAATTGATCGATTGCGCGAAATGATTCGCATACGTATTGTTTGGAGTCGTATCTTTCAAAAAGCGAATATTAGTATAAAGCAAAAGCCTTTTGACCAATCAAGGGCAACTATACTCTCAAAAATAAATAGTAAGTTCACACCTCAATTGGGGCAACCCAAAGCAAAATGGGCGATCATTGAATGGAGTGATTATTTATGTGGATTTTGTAAAGAAACCTTTCCCCATACGAAAATAATACTTACGAAATACAAAAATCAGATTTTTTATATCCATAAAGATTTTCCATTGGATGGTGAATCAAACCAAAGTTTAGCACCGCTCGTTGTGTCACGTTGTCTGTGGGATAGAGACCCAAATCATTTTACAGATCATATGCAAAACCTATATTCTCATGCGAGAACAATGATTAAATCAGAGGATCCAATACCTAACCAATCTAGTGTTTGGTCTGAATGTGATTCACAAAGAGAAACAAAAAAATACTTAGATCTAGTAAAAAAGGATTGGGAAGAAGCAAAAAAACTGGGAGTCACTGCAATCCCTACATTCTGGGTGAATGGTCGATGGATCGTCGGCTCTTTGAATACTGAGTCTTGGGAAAGAGTGTTGAAAGATACAAAAGGTCCTTAA
- a CDS encoding NADase-type glycan-binding domain-containing protein translates to MKLKSCLFSFLILLVLLTVNCGKKLHFSMVTSTSMENGLPFLVLGGKEWKAEPGAEFVKLHFYADNAFALTKVSIESCSGKFKDRIAAYVNFDEVYASTDVQNSNSEVIFDPVVQARSVTLNFQRNQNICIKSVKFYDEKKSAYRTYTPEIISGTVTASETASPEPTYSVMNLFDSKYENGYSSVKGGVGVTFNFDFAEKKKISVLKVWNGYQRSDVHCIKNGRVKSFLLKGDDGYLAKVNLEDSMGSQEIQLPTPFNGQKLTIKVEEIYPGLTEKGIVLSELRFGDDGEWFVMDTLPKSKDTAAKNFDAFAKASLRKVLNRGLTGREVSEVVDETISDVPAGAENEVAIEENLDPPSSSDWTIRLRSDGTFFLEGSTARTNYDAGEESSNRFYGMGNYEIKDISPGKIQMRIFGFLRKQTFTNFLDYGGGDCNGCGRDCNLVKNPDPNNSEKIFQEFVTLQMRGKQFYLTNAKKTENLDFSTLELNLE, encoded by the coding sequence ATGAAACTTAAATCTTGTTTGTTTTCCTTTTTGATTCTATTAGTTTTATTAACAGTGAATTGTGGCAAAAAACTCCACTTTTCGATGGTCACCTCCACTTCTATGGAAAATGGTCTCCCCTTTCTCGTATTAGGTGGAAAAGAGTGGAAAGCGGAACCAGGTGCTGAATTTGTTAAGTTACATTTTTATGCGGACAATGCGTTCGCTTTGACAAAAGTTTCTATTGAATCTTGTTCAGGTAAGTTCAAAGACCGAATTGCCGCCTATGTCAACTTTGATGAAGTATACGCAAGTACTGATGTTCAAAATTCAAATTCAGAAGTGATTTTTGATCCAGTTGTACAAGCTAGATCAGTAACTTTGAATTTCCAAAGAAATCAAAATATATGTATTAAGTCAGTTAAGTTTTATGATGAAAAAAAAAGTGCCTACAGGACCTACACACCGGAAATAATTTCTGGAACCGTTACTGCATCTGAAACTGCATCCCCAGAACCAACTTATTCTGTTATGAATCTTTTTGATTCTAAATATGAAAATGGTTATTCGTCAGTAAAGGGTGGTGTTGGTGTAACGTTTAACTTTGATTTTGCTGAAAAGAAAAAAATATCAGTATTAAAGGTTTGGAATGGTTACCAACGTTCCGATGTCCATTGTATTAAAAATGGACGTGTAAAGTCCTTTCTCTTGAAAGGAGATGATGGATATTTAGCGAAGGTCAACTTGGAAGATTCAATGGGCAGTCAAGAAATTCAATTGCCCACACCTTTTAATGGCCAAAAATTAACGATAAAAGTAGAAGAGATTTATCCTGGATTAACAGAAAAAGGAATCGTCTTATCTGAGTTACGGTTTGGTGATGATGGGGAATGGTTTGTGATGGATACCCTTCCTAAATCAAAAGATACCGCTGCAAAAAACTTTGACGCATTCGCAAAGGCTTCTTTGCGAAAAGTATTGAATCGAGGTTTGACGGGCAGAGAAGTTTCTGAAGTAGTGGATGAAACTATTTCCGATGTTCCAGCAGGTGCAGAAAATGAAGTAGCTATTGAGGAAAATTTAGATCCACCATCGTCATCTGATTGGACCATTCGTCTTCGGTCTGATGGTACTTTCTTTTTGGAAGGATCAACTGCACGTACAAATTATGATGCAGGTGAAGAAAGCTCTAATCGTTTTTATGGAATGGGAAATTATGAAATCAAAGATATAAGTCCAGGTAAAATTCAGATGCGAATTTTTGGATTCTTACGCAAACAAACATTTACTAACTTTTTAGATTACGGAGGTGGAGATTGTAATGGTTGTGGACGCGATTGTAATCTTGTGAAAAATCCAGATCCGAACAACAGTGAAAAAATTTTCCAGGAGTTTGTTACCTTACAAATGCGAGGAAAACAATTCTATTTAACAAATGCTAAAAAAACTGAAAATTTAGACTTCTCTACTTTGGAACTCAATTTAGAATAA
- the lsa20 gene encoding LIC11469 family lipoprotein adhesin Lsa20 produces the protein MKVCFQQISVVICSILFFFNFSCGGETEKYEHSNVESTVINPIKANKVSIHIQWESTTLPLKMEIREPNGAQTLALWTTGSVKEGKLVPFGDLIPENTIVLKPGSKKQFLLVMKNPTDIAVHFFAAPHSAMPVEHSFGFKFKCLCVNHAFTVPPKETWYRVVEIRLAPDYLGDELILTHNLISISRERMLQFEKSASSNLPSEMD, from the coding sequence ATGAAAGTTTGTTTTCAGCAAATATCGGTCGTTATCTGTTCTATATTGTTTTTTTTCAATTTCTCTTGTGGAGGTGAAACTGAAAAATACGAACACTCAAATGTAGAGTCTACTGTAATAAATCCAATAAAAGCAAATAAGGTTTCCATTCATATTCAATGGGAATCAACAACTCTTCCCCTAAAAATGGAAATCCGAGAGCCTAACGGAGCACAAACGTTGGCTTTGTGGACAACTGGTTCGGTAAAAGAAGGGAAATTGGTTCCTTTTGGTGATTTAATTCCTGAGAATACGATTGTCCTGAAACCAGGTTCCAAAAAACAGTTTTTACTTGTGATGAAAAATCCAACCGATATTGCTGTCCATTTTTTTGCGGCACCACATTCGGCAATGCCTGTTGAACATAGTTTTGGATTCAAATTTAAATGTTTATGTGTCAACCATGCTTTTACAGTTCCTCCAAAGGAAACTTGGTATCGAGTTGTGGAAATTCGACTAGCGCCAGATTATTTAGGTGATGAATTAATTTTAACACATAACCTAATTAGTATTAGTCGAGAAAGAATGTTGCAGTTTGAAAAAAGTGCTAGCAGTAATCTTCCCAGTGAAATGGATTAA
- a CDS encoding EAL domain-containing protein — MTEMAGKLQIKCMAEGVETKIDWEQLKSMKCDIGQGYFIAKPMSLDDFLIFCNLVSEEN; from the coding sequence ATGACAGAAATGGCAGGCAAATTACAAATAAAATGTATGGCAGAAGGTGTAGAAACAAAAATTGATTGGGAACAATTAAAAAGTATGAAATGTGATATTGGTCAAGGTTATTTTATCGCAAAACCAATGAGCTTAGATGATTTTCTAATTTTTTGTAATTTGGTATCAGAAGAGAATTAA
- a CDS encoding response regulator, whose translation MPAKDGYVLTKDIRNLERFNSQKRISIIAYTANVLSEENEHCLSVEMDEVMIKPAKLSQLKQIRI comes from the coding sequence ATGCCCGCAAAAGATGGATATGTTTTAACAAAAGATATTAGAAATCTTGAACGTTTTAATTCTCAGAAAAGAATTTCGATCATAGCTTACACTGCCAATGTATTGAGCGAAGAAAATGAACACTGTCTTTCGGTGGAAATGGACGAAGTAATGATCAAACCAGCAAAACTCTCCCAGTTAAAGCAAATCAGGATATGA
- a CDS encoding methyl-accepting chemotaxis protein: MKYRKSTQYLFLSIALITIQLISLGYQLIGVSEFNWVMVSLQSAGLIFSLATIFFALIQIRNYKVQFAVIKTTITNAIKGSLYIDPTIKSKLNKRNEVDSILLSIFELLHIFQDIITLLKDATKGLSTSIGDAQSVDDSFNSSLNRQKNYSQNLEEAVRKMTENMTNIENASANNYETLISVSESIKVLSEYINESEKNSNLSKTLTFGISEKIQKGNKALEEMANVIENIAVSSGKIEGMVVVIKEISERVNLLALNASIEAARAGEYGSGFAVVAQEVSKLATQTSNSIKEIDNNVKRNKEEVTLNRQKISETNQLYKEIISEVKEIFQKIDFISESATNQSQIKEKLIFESNQLSQMLAEIKENIADQNNSQKLISDVAQAMDSSVKATFSEGETLSKLLEKIKSTTDDIGGVILLFK, translated from the coding sequence ATGAAATATAGAAAATCTACTCAGTATCTTTTCCTCTCGATTGCATTAATCACAATCCAACTCATTTCTCTGGGATACCAATTAATTGGTGTCTCAGAATTCAATTGGGTTATGGTTTCATTGCAGTCGGCAGGTCTTATTTTTTCATTAGCCACCATATTTTTTGCGTTAATTCAAATCAGAAACTACAAAGTCCAATTTGCTGTAATCAAAACTACCATCACCAATGCAATTAAAGGAAGTTTGTACATTGATCCAACAATTAAATCGAAACTGAACAAAAGGAACGAAGTTGATTCCATCCTACTTTCAATATTTGAACTTCTTCATATTTTCCAAGATATCATCACACTTTTAAAGGATGCAACAAAAGGTCTTTCCACTTCCATAGGTGATGCACAATCAGTAGATGATTCATTTAATTCTAGTTTAAACCGTCAAAAAAATTATTCTCAAAACTTAGAAGAAGCTGTTCGGAAAATGACCGAAAATATGACCAACATAGAAAATGCATCTGCAAATAACTATGAAACTCTTATCAGTGTCTCAGAAAGTATCAAGGTGCTCTCAGAATATATAAACGAATCAGAAAAAAATAGTAATTTATCAAAAACATTAACATTCGGTATTTCAGAAAAAATTCAAAAAGGAAACAAAGCATTAGAAGAAATGGCAAATGTAATTGAAAACATTGCCGTGAGTTCTGGGAAAATTGAAGGGATGGTAGTTGTTATCAAAGAAATTTCAGAACGCGTAAATTTATTGGCACTGAATGCTTCCATTGAAGCAGCGAGGGCTGGCGAATACGGAAGTGGGTTTGCAGTGGTAGCTCAAGAAGTTTCCAAATTAGCGACACAAACTTCTAATAGCATCAAAGAAATTGACAATAACGTAAAACGGAATAAAGAAGAAGTAACACTCAACCGACAAAAAATCAGCGAAACCAATCAACTCTATAAAGAAATCATTAGTGAAGTAAAAGAAATTTTTCAGAAGATAGATTTTATTTCTGAATCTGCAACTAACCAGAGTCAGATAAAAGAAAAATTAATTTTTGAATCCAATCAACTATCGCAAATGTTGGCTGAGATTAAAGAGAACATTGCAGATCAAAACAATTCGCAAAAATTGATTTCAGATGTGGCACAAGCAATGGACTCTAGCGTAAAAGCAACATTTTCAGAAGGTGAAACTTTATCCAAACTTTTGGAAAAAATAAAATCGACAACAGATGATATTGGTGGAGTGATTTTATTATTCAAATAA
- a CDS encoding STAS/SEC14 domain-containing protein, whose product MIIFQCPTAVTEYLEDKKIVVLTQNGKNTGANLKESLNKGVEALIQHKAVKWLSDNRNMGTHTAEDVEWLNNDWTPRAIKAGWKKWALVQPQSALSAMSEKNLVDFFASNGIEVKIFETPEEGYKWLESV is encoded by the coding sequence ATGATTATTTTTCAATGCCCAACGGCAGTTACAGAATACCTTGAGGATAAAAAGATCGTTGTTCTTACTCAGAATGGGAAAAACACAGGAGCCAATTTAAAAGAAAGTCTCAATAAAGGTGTTGAGGCGCTCATCCAACATAAGGCTGTCAAATGGCTTTCAGACAACCGAAATATGGGAACCCATACGGCAGAGGATGTGGAGTGGTTAAACAACGACTGGACTCCAAGAGCAATCAAAGCGGGTTGGAAAAAATGGGCCTTGGTGCAACCGCAATCTGCGCTTTCCGCGATGTCAGAAAAAAACCTAGTTGATTTTTTTGCTTCCAACGGAATCGAAGTCAAAATTTTTGAAACTCCTGAAGAGGGATATAAATGGCTGGAGTCGGTTTAG
- a CDS encoding NAD(P)/FAD-dependent oxidoreductase codes for MRIVVMGAGISGHTAATLLKRYLGKKHEVIVISPNTHWNWIPSNIWVGVGAMVPKDVTFALKPIYHKSKIQFIQAKVTNLYPEGDKTSEQAFVEYESTAPETKGQINRIGYDYCINATGPKLNFSATPGLGPEEGNTVSVCTYLHAEEANEKLQILIQRMKKGELLNFVFGTGHGMCTCQGAAFEYLFNVDHELRKAGVRDKAKILWISNEYELGDFGMGGMHLEQGGYVTSNKIFAESLFAERGIQWKTRAHVSKIEKNKIFYTTLEGEDGFVRYDFSMLIPPFSGVGLKAFRKNGEEFTSTLFAANGMMKVDANYESKNYENWDSTDWPSTYQSPFYSNLFGIGIAFAPPHPISKVMKNGDGIQISPTPPRTGMPSAIMGKVVAQNITHQIKSKTKELKHKASMAEMGAACIASAGNGIFSGTAVSMTVYPIVPDFKKYPKWGRSLTYTTGEIGLAGHWIKMLLHYMFMYKAKCKPGWWLIPE; via the coding sequence ATGAGAATTGTAGTGATGGGTGCGGGAATTTCGGGACATACAGCGGCTACGCTATTAAAAAGGTACTTGGGAAAAAAACACGAGGTTATTGTGATTTCACCAAATACCCATTGGAATTGGATTCCTTCCAATATTTGGGTAGGTGTAGGAGCTATGGTTCCAAAAGATGTAACCTTTGCATTAAAACCTATTTATCATAAATCAAAAATACAATTCATCCAAGCAAAAGTAACGAATTTATATCCAGAGGGTGATAAAACATCCGAACAGGCGTTTGTTGAATATGAATCGACAGCACCAGAAACAAAAGGTCAAATCAACCGAATAGGTTATGATTATTGTATCAATGCCACAGGCCCAAAACTTAATTTTTCTGCTACACCTGGACTTGGTCCCGAAGAAGGTAATACTGTTTCTGTATGTACTTATTTACATGCAGAAGAAGCGAATGAAAAATTACAAATTCTCATTCAGAGAATGAAAAAAGGGGAACTTCTTAATTTTGTATTTGGTACAGGTCATGGGATGTGCACTTGCCAAGGTGCCGCTTTTGAATATCTATTTAACGTAGACCATGAACTAAGAAAGGCCGGAGTTCGTGATAAGGCCAAAATCCTTTGGATTTCAAATGAATACGAGTTGGGTGATTTTGGGATGGGAGGAATGCATTTAGAACAAGGTGGATATGTAACTAGTAATAAAATATTCGCCGAATCATTGTTTGCCGAACGAGGTATCCAGTGGAAAACTAGGGCGCATGTGTCGAAAATAGAAAAAAACAAAATATTTTATACTACACTCGAAGGAGAAGATGGTTTTGTAAGATATGATTTTTCAATGTTAATTCCCCCTTTTAGCGGGGTAGGATTGAAGGCATTCAGGAAAAATGGAGAAGAATTCACCTCAACATTGTTTGCTGCCAATGGGATGATGAAAGTGGATGCAAACTATGAATCTAAAAATTATGAAAATTGGGATTCGACAGACTGGCCCAGTACTTACCAATCACCGTTTTATTCTAATTTATTTGGGATCGGTATTGCTTTTGCACCTCCACATCCCATTTCGAAAGTGATGAAAAATGGCGACGGAATTCAAATCTCTCCAACACCACCAAGAACTGGGATGCCTTCTGCGATTATGGGAAAGGTGGTTGCACAGAATATAACTCACCAAATCAAATCAAAAACTAAAGAGTTAAAACATAAGGCTTCTATGGCGGAGATGGGTGCAGCTTGTATCGCCTCAGCAGGTAATGGAATTTTTTCTGGTACTGCGGTTTCCATGACAGTATATCCGATTGTTCCCGATTTCAAAAAGTATCCCAAATGGGGGAGGTCACTTACTTACACGACAGGTGAGATTGGCCTTGCAGGTCATTGGATCAAGATGCTTCTGCATTATATGTTTATGTACAAAGCTAAGTGTAAACCTGGCTGGTGGCTGATTCCTGAATAA
- a CDS encoding DUF2306 domain-containing protein produces MATYSKKDYWMIGSLLFLSLVPTIAGGIRFHQLMTGNGYTVENQRFFNDPIPVLVHILAVLFFSILGAFQFSPGFRKKHIVWHRISGRCLVFMGLVSALSGLWLTLVYPKVSTDGDWLFGIRLAVGIWMFLCIMVGFIFILKRNISKHSHWMIRGYAIGMGAGTQVFTHLPWFIFVGGDPSGVPRDLMMGAGWFINFVFAEWIIRKRNL; encoded by the coding sequence ATGGCAACATATTCTAAAAAAGACTATTGGATGATTGGCTCTCTTCTTTTTTTAAGTTTGGTACCTACCATTGCTGGTGGCATTCGTTTCCATCAATTGATGACAGGGAATGGTTATACGGTAGAAAACCAAAGGTTCTTTAATGATCCGATTCCTGTTCTTGTTCATATACTTGCAGTTCTTTTTTTTAGCATTTTAGGTGCGTTTCAATTTTCGCCAGGCTTTCGAAAAAAACATATTGTTTGGCATCGAATTTCTGGACGATGTTTAGTATTTATGGGACTTGTATCAGCTCTCTCCGGTTTATGGCTTACACTCGTTTATCCTAAAGTTTCAACAGATGGAGATTGGCTATTTGGAATCCGTTTGGCAGTTGGAATCTGGATGTTCCTTTGTATAATGGTAGGGTTTATTTTTATTTTAAAAAGAAATATATCGAAACATAGCCATTGGATGATTCGCGGTTATGCGATTGGAATGGGAGCGGGAACACAAGTTTTTACACATTTGCCTTGGTTTATCTTTGTAGGGGGAGATCCATCCGGAGTTCCCAGGGATTTGATGATGGGAGCAGGTTGGTTTATCAATTTTGTTTTTGCCGAATGGATCATTCGAAAAAGAAATTTGTAA
- a CDS encoding MarR family winged helix-turn-helix transcriptional regulator — translation MKYTHEDIKQIGISCLNLSLRRTSRLITSYYDLQLKPTGLRITQFTVLASIAYEKDPSISDLARLTDIDRTTLQRSLEILSRDSLITIEKKEIGNVRSISLTKKGELKLTKAIALWKEIQNSIMEDLGKSEFKQTLQILTELRNLPTIQIGLENE, via the coding sequence ATGAAATACACACATGAGGATATAAAACAAATTGGAATATCCTGTTTGAATTTAAGTCTCCGTCGGACAAGTCGGCTCATCACTAGTTATTACGATTTACAGTTAAAACCTACAGGACTTCGTATCACTCAATTTACAGTCCTTGCAAGCATTGCTTATGAAAAAGATCCCAGTATTTCAGATCTTGCGCGTCTCACCGATATTGATAGAACCACATTACAAAGAAGTTTGGAAATTTTAAGTAGAGATAGTCTAATCACTATAGAAAAAAAAGAGATTGGAAATGTGAGGAGTATATCACTCACAAAAAAAGGGGAACTGAAACTAACAAAAGCGATCGCACTTTGGAAGGAAATCCAAAATTCAATCATGGAAGACTTAGGAAAATCTGAATTCAAACAAACCCTTCAAATTTTAACGGAATTGCGTAATCTTCCAACTATACAAATCGGTTTGGAAAATGAATGA
- a CDS encoding thiolase family protein → MVVLMDGVRTPFGKFGGGLKDYSASELGVITAKETIRKTGLDPSEIEESIYGNVIQDNKDSAYLARHIGLKSGLSETSSALTVNRLCGSGMESIIIGSRKILSRENDLLLVGGTESMSNAPFVLKNARWGNKYGDTIFEDRLAHSLTDTFVELTMGNTAENIAKEIFISRLDQDDWAGVSQVRAEKATESGILSEEIIPVLSKGKNSSLVQKDEQIRGVSCINQLKQLPAAFLKDGSVTAGNSSGINDGAASLLIASEDWAKSKNFKPLAKILGYANVGCDPKLMGLGPIFAIPKALQNAGIRMDDVDLFEINEAYASQTLAVIRELKLNPEKTNVNGGAIAIGHPLGASGTRVVLTLAYELRRKNFRYGVASLCIGGGQGIALVLENLSG, encoded by the coding sequence ATGGTTGTATTAATGGATGGAGTTCGAACTCCGTTCGGGAAATTTGGCGGTGGACTTAAAGATTATAGTGCTTCCGAACTAGGAGTCATTACCGCAAAAGAAACAATCCGCAAAACGGGATTAGATCCTTCCGAAATTGAGGAATCGATTTATGGGAATGTGATCCAAGATAATAAGGACTCTGCTTATTTAGCTAGGCATATCGGCCTTAAATCTGGATTGAGTGAAACTTCGAGCGCTCTCACTGTCAATCGCCTTTGTGGATCTGGAATGGAAAGTATCATCATAGGTTCGCGTAAAATACTTTCTCGTGAAAATGATCTTTTGTTAGTTGGTGGAACAGAATCCATGAGTAATGCCCCCTTTGTCCTAAAGAATGCTAGGTGGGGAAATAAATATGGCGATACAATTTTTGAGGACCGTTTAGCTCATAGTTTAACTGATACTTTTGTAGAACTTACAATGGGGAATACGGCTGAGAACATAGCAAAAGAAATTTTTATTTCTAGATTGGATCAAGATGATTGGGCTGGTGTTTCCCAAGTTCGAGCAGAAAAAGCAACTGAATCAGGAATTTTATCAGAAGAAATAATACCCGTCTTAAGTAAAGGTAAAAATTCCAGTTTAGTCCAAAAGGATGAACAAATCCGAGGTGTTTCATGTATCAACCAATTGAAACAACTTCCCGCGGCTTTTTTGAAAGACGGAAGTGTGACCGCAGGAAATTCATCTGGGATAAATGATGGAGCTGCCTCTCTTTTGATAGCCTCGGAGGATTGGGCTAAAAGTAAGAATTTCAAACCCTTAGCAAAAATTTTGGGATATGCGAATGTTGGATGTGATCCCAAATTAATGGGTCTAGGTCCTATATTTGCGATCCCCAAAGCTTTACAAAATGCGGGGATTCGTATGGACGATGTTGATTTGTTTGAAATCAATGAGGCATACGCATCACAAACATTAGCTGTGATTCGCGAATTGAAATTAAACCCTGAAAAAACTAATGTCAATGGAGGTGCGATTGCCATTGGTCATCCGCTAGGTGCGAGTGGGACCCGTGTGGTTTTGACACTAGCCTATGAACTGCGAAGAAAAAATTTTCGATATGGTGTGGCATCGCTTTGTATAGGTGGAGGCCAAGGCATTGCCTTGGTATTAGAAAATCTATCGGGTTAA